A stretch of Geomonas oryzisoli DNA encodes these proteins:
- the tssJ gene encoding type VI secretion system lipoprotein TssJ, giving the protein MYRIIFVASLLGLLAGCSMNMRLAEKGATTSPAEVIRLKVQADRQLNRYDRSSHALLLCLYQLKEPDGFRQLAQNKEGVPKLLECGRFDPSVVNAQLLVVQPGQELSRSCDKGAGTRYLGLATGYYGLGKGKVTELLPIPEGAAADGRQGLLHLDLGAHEINNARVE; this is encoded by the coding sequence ATGTATAGGATCATATTCGTTGCTTCGCTACTCGGTTTGCTGGCAGGTTGCTCGATGAACATGCGGCTGGCGGAAAAAGGTGCCACGACCTCGCCCGCAGAGGTGATCCGGCTCAAGGTACAGGCCGATCGCCAGCTCAACCGCTATGACAGGAGTTCCCACGCCCTTCTGCTGTGCCTGTACCAGCTGAAGGAGCCCGACGGATTCAGGCAGCTGGCCCAGAACAAGGAGGGGGTCCCGAAGCTCCTCGAATGCGGGCGTTTCGACCCCTCGGTGGTAAATGCGCAGCTTTTGGTGGTGCAACCGGGGCAGGAACTGAGCCGGAGTTGCGACAAGGGTGCCGGTACCCGTTACCTCGGGCTCGCTACCGGCTACTACGGTCTGGGCAAGGGGAAGGTAACGGAACTGCTGCCCATACCGGAAGGTGCCGCGGCCGACGGACGGCAGGGGCTGCTGCATCTGGACCTTGGGGCGCATGAGATAAACAACGCGAGGGTCGAATGA
- the tssK gene encoding type VI secretion system baseplate subunit TssK: MSAAQRPIFWHQGMFLQPQHFQLAERGVHSLLVPYHTVQTPHFWGVARVAVRIVSRGLPSLELVSGAFLFADGTYIEIPGNAIAESRLLPEAETGKGTPVTVYLGLKKWQEQAENVTVLQQGDPLAMCNTRYVVAPDVDSCPDLHAGGPSAEVRHLDHVLKLFWESELDLLGDYLLIPLTRLELRGDQVEISPDFIPPCLTIAAVPLLTDLVRGIRDLVAVRSRRLESGKRQRGVQGAEFGSKDLVYLFALRTLNRYLAQLDHLVGARDVHPWHLYGVLGQLVAELSCFSDSVACSGDAAAEAAAFLPEYSHLDLSHCFSQAHDLLLKLLDQICAGPEYALKLSHDGTYYHADLTSTHLQGKSRFYLAVTTEADPASVRESLTGLAKLGARERLPLLIAQALPGITLEQLPNPPQELPRRSSTLYFAIDSRSEHWDLVQKWHNIALFWDQAPDDLEAELMIVTRG, from the coding sequence ATGAGCGCGGCGCAGCGTCCCATCTTCTGGCATCAGGGCATGTTCCTGCAGCCGCAGCATTTCCAGCTTGCCGAGCGCGGCGTGCACTCCCTGCTGGTCCCGTACCACACCGTTCAGACGCCGCACTTCTGGGGAGTGGCGCGGGTCGCGGTCAGGATCGTTTCGCGCGGGCTTCCTTCCCTGGAACTGGTCAGCGGCGCCTTTCTTTTTGCCGACGGTACCTACATCGAGATACCGGGAAACGCGATCGCTGAATCCCGCTTGCTTCCCGAGGCGGAGACGGGGAAGGGTACCCCCGTCACCGTCTACCTGGGACTGAAGAAGTGGCAGGAACAGGCGGAAAACGTGACCGTCCTGCAGCAGGGCGATCCCCTGGCCATGTGCAACACGCGCTACGTCGTCGCTCCCGACGTCGATTCCTGCCCGGATCTCCATGCCGGTGGTCCCTCTGCCGAGGTGCGCCACCTGGACCACGTGCTGAAGCTGTTCTGGGAGAGCGAGCTGGACCTGCTGGGGGACTACCTGCTGATTCCTCTCACCCGGCTGGAGCTGCGCGGCGACCAGGTGGAAATCTCTCCCGATTTCATCCCCCCCTGCCTTACCATTGCCGCCGTTCCGCTGCTCACGGACCTGGTGCGGGGCATACGCGACCTGGTCGCGGTGCGCTCCCGTCGCCTGGAAAGCGGCAAGAGGCAGCGCGGCGTGCAAGGCGCCGAGTTCGGGTCCAAGGACCTGGTCTACCTCTTCGCACTCAGGACGCTGAACCGCTACCTCGCCCAGCTCGACCATCTCGTGGGAGCCCGGGACGTCCATCCCTGGCACCTGTACGGCGTTCTCGGACAACTGGTTGCCGAACTCTCCTGCTTTTCCGACTCCGTCGCCTGCTCGGGGGACGCGGCGGCCGAGGCAGCAGCGTTCCTGCCGGAGTACAGCCACCTCGACCTGTCTCATTGCTTCTCGCAGGCCCACGATCTGCTCCTGAAACTCCTGGACCAGATCTGTGCCGGGCCGGAGTACGCACTGAAGCTCAGCCACGATGGCACCTATTACCATGCAGACCTCACCTCGACACATCTGCAGGGGAAAAGCCGGTTCTATCTTGCCGTAACCACCGAAGCAGACCCGGCCTCGGTTCGCGAATCCCTCACCGGGCTCGCCAAGCTGGGCGCACGTGAGAGGCTCCCTCTCCTGATCGCCCAGGCCCTGCCCGGCATCACCCTGGAGCAACTGCCCAACCCGCCGCAGGAACTGCCGCGCCGCTCCTCAACTCTGTACTTCGCCATCGACAGCCGTTCCGAACATTGGGACCTCGTACAAAAGTGGCACAACATCGCTCTCTTCTGGGACCAGGCACCCGACGACCTAGAGGCCGAGCTGATGATCGTCACCAGGGGGTGA
- a CDS encoding DotU family type IV/VI secretion system protein encodes MRLIDCFMPLLAHVVEFRNALPQCAADYAEVKGTIRQLLAQSEALAQEAGCDPDQFDQARFIVCAWVDETLLASPWHERQLWQHEQLQRLFYRTTDAGVEAFQRLEALGEQKDALEVYCTCLALGFKGRYIGEQGEYLLAQLRTAHLKRFLGTADAVPALDGLALFPESLPDPATGATSTFRPGFAMAPLSAVLIAAPVILFAIMYLVFRYVLNGLTLPNL; translated from the coding sequence ATGAGACTGATCGACTGCTTCATGCCATTGCTGGCCCATGTCGTGGAGTTCCGTAACGCGCTGCCGCAGTGTGCCGCCGATTATGCCGAGGTGAAAGGGACCATACGGCAGCTGTTGGCACAATCGGAAGCGCTGGCGCAGGAAGCAGGCTGCGACCCAGACCAGTTCGACCAGGCCCGGTTCATCGTCTGTGCCTGGGTCGACGAAACCCTGCTCGCCTCACCGTGGCACGAGCGGCAACTCTGGCAGCATGAGCAGCTGCAGCGTCTTTTCTACCGGACCACCGATGCCGGCGTGGAAGCTTTCCAGCGGCTTGAGGCCCTGGGGGAGCAAAAGGACGCGCTCGAAGTTTATTGCACCTGCCTCGCCCTCGGCTTCAAGGGGCGCTACATCGGAGAGCAGGGCGAGTATCTGCTGGCGCAGTTGAGGACCGCGCACCTGAAGCGGTTTCTCGGCACGGCTGACGCTGTCCCCGCTCTGGACGGCCTCGCGCTCTTTCCCGAGTCCCTGCCCGACCCTGCTACCGGCGCAACCTCGACCTTTCGGCCCGGCTTTGCCATGGCCCCTCTGTCAGCGGTCCTGATCGCCGCGCCCGTCATCCTGTTTGCCATCATGTACCTCGTGTTCCGATACGTGCTGAACGGTCTGACCCTTCCGAACCTCTAG
- a CDS encoding type VI secretion protein IcmF/TssM N-terminal domain-containing protein — protein sequence MQKSTVLTCCKYLLFGAALLPITVVAFVMIPLLTWPWRIGIFLPFIVLLLWGVLEGLKKLVQRVRQSKTQPVPQEPAPVQPVQPAQTARTAQTAQTARPESVQLDAPSVETARQDRILDLQQNFRAAIRTLKASHLKQEGDALHVLPWCLLLGASGSGKTSAVRGARLLSPFSERLEHGATANCSWHFYDQGVVIDTAGRYALPADDGGDRDEWLTFLSLLKRYRKTELINGVIITVAADRLMAGEPAELEEEGRQLRCRIEEMIRYLGVTFPVYLLITKCDLISGMSEFCGGLPSGTLDQPVGLLNRELDADVPRVLERFSDVVDGRLRMLRLLLLHHAAATPATGRLLLFPDQVRALRPGLELFMSAAAGQNHYQETPLLRGIYLCSALPLRTLSRHVPGDTHPAAVAHAPFLHDLFEKVLPRDRGLWSPSARTLKWRHLADNLALVCWLLVGISLCAMLTCAFVKNIGVLRQASFAAAGTPLLQGDTAADLAALENMRRSIADVERENRNWWVPRFGLSRSKDVEQALKARYCKAYREHLLAPFDAEMALALEALSPALPDSAFGGLVLHLSRRCNLLKGKLSGEDEVVLVSRPVPQYQVLAPAQGWSDPAAGNLYLAYVAWLADPAQMTEELQRLQQLLKRLVLLKGADLGWVVGYVEREETAAPISLQEFWGGSRTLQGEPSLAACFTRNGRERITAVLGEIGAAYPDRDVLARARSEFWRGYREAAFSAWQSFAAQLPTGALRLLAPKEWQSTATTMAGEHGPYFTFMRRALTELQPFDPAESLPVWVAELYRFQALKGAGPAGVASSLSGQASRVAGNIGRLGGKKENNPGDELGANQAREYLNAVAQIAPVAKSRALAYRMALQAFGDSGEAGKSPLFQAAEAAQRLNQFLVQGQGDDTFARLIYGPITFYGTYIRMETACALQAQWEQTVLKEVQGSRDPQTLQYLLGKDGPVWKYVGDYANPFIGWSPARGYFPKSALGGSIPFKPEFYSFLAQGGKARLAAAAGSPKPVYQVTIKGLPTDANAEARVKPQGTRLELHCATGVQSMVNMNYPVSRPFVYMPDACSDVVLQIEVGDTTLTMRYPGSRGFTEFLRDFPAGRHTFYPRNFPQEKEALQRLGVRFIKVNYQLFGAGDLAAQPAELLPARIPVKIAECWD from the coding sequence GTGCAGAAGTCCACCGTGCTCACCTGCTGCAAATATCTGCTCTTCGGCGCGGCGCTGCTTCCCATCACGGTGGTCGCTTTCGTGATGATCCCGCTCCTCACCTGGCCGTGGCGCATCGGCATCTTCCTTCCCTTCATCGTGCTGCTGCTGTGGGGGGTGCTGGAAGGGCTCAAAAAGCTCGTGCAGCGTGTGCGGCAGAGCAAAACGCAGCCGGTGCCGCAGGAACCCGCGCCCGTCCAGCCCGTCCAGCCTGCCCAGACTGCCCGGACTGCCCAGACTGCCCAGACTGCCCGCCCGGAATCGGTTCAGCTTGACGCGCCCTCGGTCGAAACGGCACGGCAGGACCGGATTCTCGATCTGCAGCAGAACTTTCGAGCGGCGATTCGCACCTTGAAGGCGTCTCACCTCAAGCAGGAAGGGGATGCTCTGCATGTGCTGCCCTGGTGCCTGCTGCTGGGTGCGAGCGGTTCCGGAAAGACCAGTGCGGTGCGGGGCGCCCGGCTGTTGTCCCCCTTCTCAGAGCGTCTGGAGCATGGTGCGACGGCCAACTGCTCCTGGCACTTCTACGACCAGGGGGTCGTGATCGACACCGCCGGGCGGTACGCCCTCCCGGCCGACGACGGGGGAGATCGTGACGAGTGGTTGACCTTCTTGTCGTTGCTGAAACGCTACCGGAAGACCGAACTCATCAACGGCGTCATTATCACCGTGGCTGCAGACAGGCTGATGGCTGGGGAACCCGCGGAACTCGAGGAAGAGGGGCGGCAGTTGCGCTGCCGCATCGAGGAGATGATCCGCTACCTGGGCGTCACCTTCCCCGTGTACCTGCTCATCACCAAGTGCGATCTCATAAGCGGCATGAGCGAGTTCTGCGGCGGACTGCCATCCGGGACCCTGGACCAGCCCGTGGGGCTTTTGAACCGGGAACTCGACGCCGACGTCCCGCGCGTACTGGAGCGGTTTAGCGACGTGGTCGACGGGCGCCTGCGGATGCTGCGCCTTTTGCTGCTGCACCATGCGGCGGCAACACCCGCGACCGGCCGTCTGCTCCTCTTCCCCGATCAGGTGCGGGCGCTGCGCCCCGGCCTCGAGCTCTTCATGTCGGCCGCCGCAGGGCAGAATCACTACCAGGAAACTCCGCTTCTGCGAGGCATCTACCTCTGCAGCGCGCTCCCGCTTCGAACCCTTTCCCGCCATGTTCCCGGCGACACGCACCCCGCTGCCGTGGCTCACGCACCTTTTCTCCACGATCTTTTCGAGAAGGTTCTGCCTCGGGACCGCGGGCTGTGGAGTCCCAGCGCCCGGACCCTGAAATGGCGGCACCTCGCCGACAACCTGGCTCTGGTCTGCTGGCTGCTGGTCGGCATCTCGCTGTGCGCCATGCTCACCTGCGCCTTCGTCAAGAACATCGGCGTGTTGCGGCAGGCTTCCTTCGCGGCGGCCGGCACGCCGCTTTTGCAGGGCGATACCGCCGCCGATCTTGCCGCACTGGAAAACATGCGCCGGTCCATCGCGGACGTGGAACGGGAGAACCGGAACTGGTGGGTGCCCCGTTTCGGCCTGAGCCGCAGCAAGGACGTCGAGCAGGCGCTCAAGGCGCGCTACTGCAAGGCGTATCGGGAGCACCTGCTGGCGCCCTTCGATGCGGAGATGGCACTGGCCTTGGAAGCGCTCTCTCCGGCCCTGCCGGATTCCGCCTTCGGTGGGCTCGTGCTGCACCTGAGCCGGCGCTGCAACCTCCTGAAAGGGAAGCTCTCCGGCGAGGATGAGGTCGTTCTCGTGTCCCGTCCGGTTCCGCAGTACCAGGTGCTGGCGCCGGCACAGGGATGGTCCGATCCCGCCGCGGGAAACCTTTACCTCGCCTACGTGGCATGGCTCGCCGATCCGGCCCAGATGACGGAGGAGTTGCAACGATTGCAGCAGTTACTCAAGCGCCTGGTGTTGTTGAAGGGAGCGGATCTTGGGTGGGTGGTGGGGTACGTGGAGCGGGAGGAAACGGCAGCGCCGATTTCCCTGCAGGAATTCTGGGGAGGATCGCGGACCCTTCAGGGCGAGCCGTCCCTGGCCGCCTGTTTCACCCGCAACGGCAGAGAGCGCATTACTGCCGTCTTGGGCGAAATCGGGGCCGCGTACCCGGACCGGGACGTCCTGGCGCGGGCGCGGTCGGAGTTCTGGCGCGGCTACCGGGAAGCGGCCTTCAGCGCCTGGCAGAGCTTCGCGGCACAACTCCCCACCGGTGCCCTCCGGCTTTTGGCGCCCAAGGAGTGGCAGAGCACTGCGACCACCATGGCGGGGGAGCATGGTCCCTACTTCACCTTCATGCGCCGTGCCCTGACTGAGCTGCAGCCCTTCGATCCCGCCGAGTCACTGCCGGTCTGGGTGGCCGAGCTGTACCGCTTCCAGGCGCTCAAGGGCGCCGGCCCTGCCGGGGTCGCATCCTCCCTTTCCGGCCAGGCGAGCAGGGTGGCAGGGAACATCGGGCGACTTGGGGGCAAGAAAGAGAATAATCCAGGTGACGAACTGGGCGCGAACCAGGCCAGGGAATACCTGAACGCCGTGGCACAGATCGCTCCGGTGGCGAAGTCCAGGGCCTTGGCGTACCGGATGGCCTTGCAGGCCTTCGGCGATTCCGGTGAGGCCGGCAAGTCGCCGTTGTTTCAGGCTGCGGAGGCGGCCCAGCGGCTGAACCAGTTCCTTGTGCAGGGGCAGGGGGACGACACCTTCGCCCGCCTCATCTACGGCCCCATCACCTTCTACGGCACCTACATCCGCATGGAAACGGCCTGCGCCCTCCAGGCACAGTGGGAGCAGACCGTGCTCAAGGAGGTGCAGGGGAGCAGGGATCCCCAGACCCTGCAGTACCTCCTGGGTAAGGACGGGCCGGTCTGGAAGTACGTCGGCGACTACGCGAACCCCTTTATCGGCTGGAGCCCCGCGCGTGGCTATTTCCCCAAGTCGGCCCTCGGGGGCTCGATACCGTTCAAGCCCGAGTTCTACTCGTTCCTGGCGCAGGGGGGAAAGGCGAGGCTTGCCGCCGCAGCCGGCTCTCCCAAGCCGGTGTACCAGGTCACCATCAAGGGGCTGCCGACCGACGCCAACGCCGAGGCCCGAGTCAAGCCGCAGGGGACGCGGCTGGAACTTCATTGCGCCACGGGGGTGCAGTCCATGGTCAACATGAACTACCCGGTCAGCCGGCCGTTCGTTTACATGCCCGACGCCTGCAGCGACGTGGTGCTGCAGATCGAGGTGGGGGATACCACCCTCACCATGAGGTATCCCGGCAGCCGCGGCTTCACCGAGTTCCTGCGCGATTTCCCGGCCGGGCGGCATACCTTTTACCCCCGCAACTTCCCCCAGGAAAAAGAAGCATTGCAGCGGCTGGGGGTGCGCTTCATCAAGGTGAACTACCAGCTTTTCGGCGCGGGGGACCTGGCCGCACAGCCGGCCGAGCTGCTACCGGCGCGAATCCCGGTGAAGATCGCCGAGTGCTGGGACTAG
- the tssA gene encoding type VI secretion system protein TssA — MIRDLSIEKLLLPISSESLAGSDLRYTTVYEEIMEARRCEDAVAMGDWRHEVKKANWDKAISLAVTALGTKSKDLQIAAWLAEALTVTEGFAGLESGLELITGLTERFWETVYPQAEGGDLEYRATPFQFLDAKVSLQVRQIPLTDPELTPGYSWHEWQRCREVGSESEVRNRYGEIDEEKQSRRDQLLAESAVTPEEFTAAVARSGAGYAAALRQRLAACSQRVERLAKVLEDKFPAAHSLGELSSAVDACTTLVDTLYRAKAEPGATAPVERRPQAPAAGDLDDLQAEQAAVHPVPDLAAAASVASGAGLPEHPLWADAVARFESGDLQEALAMLLYCGNGADSIRDRNRVKLLMGKLCLKAGRSDLARPIIEELHAVIEELHLERWESPLWVAEVLVAYYQCLQAGGPRECDLDLSQALFRRICLLDVTKAMPYSH, encoded by the coding sequence ATGATCAGGGATCTTTCCATCGAGAAGCTGTTGCTGCCCATCTCCTCAGAAAGCCTGGCCGGCAGTGATCTGCGCTACACGACCGTGTACGAGGAGATCATGGAGGCGCGCCGCTGTGAGGATGCCGTGGCCATGGGTGACTGGCGGCACGAGGTCAAAAAGGCCAACTGGGACAAGGCGATCTCCCTTGCAGTCACCGCACTCGGCACCAAGAGCAAGGACCTGCAGATAGCGGCATGGCTTGCCGAAGCACTCACGGTCACCGAAGGGTTTGCCGGCCTGGAGTCAGGGCTGGAACTGATCACGGGGCTCACCGAGCGCTTTTGGGAAACGGTTTATCCGCAGGCGGAGGGGGGCGACCTGGAATACCGGGCGACTCCCTTTCAGTTCCTCGACGCCAAGGTCTCGTTGCAGGTCAGGCAGATCCCGCTGACCGACCCGGAACTGACTCCCGGCTACTCGTGGCATGAATGGCAGCGCTGCCGGGAGGTCGGCTCCGAGTCGGAGGTGAGAAACCGCTATGGCGAGATCGACGAGGAGAAACAGAGCCGGCGGGACCAACTGCTGGCGGAGTCGGCCGTCACTCCCGAGGAATTCACCGCTGCGGTCGCGCGCTCCGGCGCGGGCTATGCCGCAGCGCTCCGCCAACGGCTGGCCGCGTGCAGCCAAAGAGTCGAGCGCCTGGCAAAGGTGCTCGAGGACAAATTCCCGGCGGCACACAGCCTCGGGGAGCTTTCCTCGGCCGTCGACGCGTGTACAACGCTCGTCGACACGCTGTACCGGGCAAAGGCGGAACCTGGCGCGACCGCCCCGGTGGAACGACGGCCGCAGGCGCCGGCTGCCGGGGATCTGGATGACCTGCAGGCTGAGCAGGCCGCGGTGCATCCGGTACCGGACCTTGCTGCAGCCGCTTCCGTGGCGTCGGGGGCGGGACTGCCCGAGCACCCGCTCTGGGCAGATGCCGTGGCCAGGTTCGAGTCGGGGGACCTGCAGGAGGCCCTGGCCATGCTTCTTTACTGCGGTAACGGCGCCGACTCGATCCGGGATAGAAACCGCGTCAAGCTCCTGATGGGCAAGCTGTGTCTCAAGGCAGGACGGTCGGACCTGGCCCGGCCCATCATAGAGGAGTTGCACGCGGTTATTGAGGAACTGCATCTGGAGCGCTGGGAGTCGCCGCTTTGGGTCGCGGAGGTGCTGGTCGCCTACTATCAGTGCCTGCAGGCGGGCGGTCCTCGCGAGTGCGACCTCGATCTGTCGCAGGCGCTGTTTCGGCGTATCTGTTTGCTCGATGTCACCAAGGCGATGCCGTACTCGCACTAG
- the tssB gene encoding type VI secretion system contractile sheath small subunit, protein MSNSESLQHRLERVRAPRVRITYDVEVDDGVEVKEIPFVVGVLSDLSGTPESAQPKLRERKFLDIDRDNFDRVMEGMRPRLAFRVDNTLCSDGSQLGVELRFSSLDDFHPERVAQQVEPLRKLVEARSRLSDLLHRLDGNDRLDELLQDLLAGGDALKAICHRTEAGGGTDGESA, encoded by the coding sequence ATGTCTAATTCGGAAAGTCTGCAACACAGGCTGGAGCGGGTGAGGGCGCCTCGGGTCCGCATCACCTACGATGTCGAGGTCGACGACGGCGTGGAGGTGAAGGAGATTCCCTTTGTCGTGGGGGTGCTCTCCGACCTGTCGGGTACGCCGGAGAGTGCGCAGCCAAAGCTTCGGGAAAGGAAGTTCCTGGACATCGACAGGGACAACTTCGACCGCGTGATGGAAGGGATGAGGCCGCGGCTTGCCTTCAGGGTCGATAACACCCTGTGCAGCGACGGCTCGCAACTGGGAGTCGAGCTGCGTTTCTCCAGCCTCGATGACTTTCATCCCGAGCGCGTGGCGCAACAGGTGGAGCCGCTCCGGAAGCTGGTCGAGGCACGGAGCCGACTTTCCGACCTGTTGCACCGGCTGGACGGCAACGACCGCCTCGATGAACTGCTGCAGGATCTGCTCGCCGGCGGCGACGCCCTCAAGGCTATCTGCCACCGCACCGAAGCCGGCGGAGGAACCGACGGCGAGAGCGCCTGA
- the tssC gene encoding type VI secretion system contractile sheath large subunit, which translates to MEELTREKRVQFAEPEPAPQLLDIIVTEGRLARCEEQQEYAKEMLVELVRQVVAGEMVYSGDTVRMIHARIAEIDRLVSDQVNEIIHHAEFQKLEASWRGLSYLVHQAETGSNLKIRVLNASKQELARDMEKAAEFDQSSLFKKVYEEEFGSFGGAAYGCLVGDYEFGNTPQDLSLLTRMSEVAAAAHAPLLTSASSTLFGVDSYAGLDGPRDLAKVFQGADYARWRSFRVSEDAKYVALCLPHVLMRLPYGLDSEPVESFQFEEITGGDHDKYLWGNAAYCLAGRITDAFSRYGWTAAIRGVEGGGAVADLPIHTFDTGEGELAAKCPTEIAITDRREKELADMGFVPLVHCKGTDMAAFFSVQSAHKPKLYDTDAANANARLSAQLQYILAVSRFAHYLKAMMRDKIGSFGTRKNVEDYLNRWISRYVLLDDDAGQEMKARFPLREARIEVFDQPGRPGSYRAVAFLKPHYQLDELTISLRLVANLPAPRTS; encoded by the coding sequence ATGGAAGAACTCACGAGAGAAAAGCGGGTGCAGTTCGCCGAGCCGGAGCCTGCCCCGCAGTTACTCGACATCATCGTCACCGAAGGGCGTCTTGCCCGCTGCGAAGAGCAGCAGGAATACGCGAAGGAGATGCTGGTCGAACTGGTACGGCAAGTAGTGGCCGGGGAAATGGTCTATAGCGGCGACACCGTGCGGATGATCCATGCCAGGATCGCCGAGATCGACCGGCTCGTCAGCGACCAGGTGAACGAGATCATCCATCACGCCGAGTTCCAGAAACTGGAGGCGTCCTGGCGCGGGCTTTCCTACCTGGTGCACCAGGCGGAAACCGGGAGCAACTTGAAGATCCGGGTGCTGAACGCGTCCAAGCAGGAACTGGCCCGGGACATGGAGAAGGCGGCCGAGTTCGACCAGTCCTCGCTCTTCAAGAAGGTCTACGAGGAGGAGTTCGGCAGCTTCGGCGGCGCGGCGTACGGTTGCCTGGTGGGGGATTACGAGTTCGGCAACACCCCGCAGGACCTGTCGCTATTGACCAGAATGTCGGAGGTTGCCGCCGCGGCACACGCTCCGCTTCTCACCTCGGCGTCTTCGACCCTGTTCGGGGTGGACAGTTATGCCGGGCTCGACGGACCGAGGGACCTGGCCAAGGTATTCCAGGGAGCCGATTACGCACGGTGGCGCTCGTTTAGGGTGTCCGAGGATGCGAAGTACGTGGCGCTATGCCTGCCGCACGTTTTGATGCGGCTGCCGTACGGCCTGGACAGCGAGCCGGTCGAGTCGTTCCAGTTCGAGGAGATCACCGGCGGCGACCATGACAAATATCTCTGGGGCAATGCCGCCTACTGTCTTGCCGGCCGCATCACCGATGCTTTCTCGAGGTACGGCTGGACCGCGGCCATCCGCGGCGTGGAAGGGGGCGGGGCGGTCGCCGACCTGCCGATCCACACCTTCGATACGGGAGAGGGGGAACTGGCGGCGAAGTGCCCGACCGAGATCGCCATCACCGACCGGCGCGAGAAGGAACTCGCCGACATGGGGTTCGTCCCCCTGGTGCACTGCAAGGGGACCGACATGGCCGCGTTCTTCAGCGTCCAGAGCGCGCACAAACCCAAACTCTACGACACCGATGCCGCCAATGCCAACGCCAGGCTCTCGGCGCAACTGCAGTACATCCTGGCGGTGTCCCGTTTTGCCCACTATCTGAAGGCGATGATGAGGGACAAGATCGGCAGCTTCGGGACCAGGAAGAACGTGGAGGATTACCTGAACCGCTGGATCAGCAGGTACGTGCTGCTGGATGACGATGCGGGGCAGGAGATGAAGGCGCGTTTCCCGTTGAGGGAAGCCCGCATCGAAGTCTTCGACCAGCCGGGGCGGCCGGGCAGCTATCGCGCCGTCGCTTTCCTCAAGCCGCACTACCAACTGGATGAGCTCACCATATCCTTGCGGCTCGTTGCGAACCTTCCCGCACCGCGCACGAGCTGA
- a CDS encoding Hcp family type VI secretion system effector: MAFDAFLKIEGIPGESSDDKHRDWIEVLSYNFSVTQPTSGTASSAGGASAERASFSDFSVVKVLDKASPKLFEACATGKHIPTVTLEICRAGGDKLKYMEYKLSNVIISLNRPGGSAHGGEAIPVEEIAFNYGKIELAYTQQNRSDGSGGGQVAAGWNLETNKKV; the protein is encoded by the coding sequence ATGGCCTTCGACGCATTCTTGAAAATAGAAGGAATTCCGGGAGAGAGCAGCGACGACAAGCACAGGGACTGGATCGAGGTTCTCTCCTATAACTTCTCCGTCACCCAGCCCACCTCAGGTACCGCCAGCAGCGCAGGCGGCGCCTCGGCGGAGCGCGCGAGCTTCTCCGACTTCAGCGTCGTCAAGGTGCTGGACAAGGCGAGCCCCAAGCTCTTCGAAGCCTGTGCCACCGGCAAGCATATCCCCACGGTCACCCTCGAGATCTGCCGGGCCGGCGGCGACAAGCTGAAGTACATGGAATACAAGCTCAGTAACGTCATCATCAGCCTGAACCGCCCCGGCGGCAGCGCCCACGGCGGCGAAGCCATCCCCGTCGAGGAGATCGCCTTCAACTACGGCAAGATCGAGCTCGCCTACACCCAGCAAAACCGCTCCGACGGCTCCGGCGGAGGGCAGGTGGCGGCAGGGTGGAACCTGGAGACCAACAAGAAGGTATGA
- the tssE gene encoding type VI secretion system baseplate subunit TssE codes for MRYQPEPRRSLLDRLIDREPECPAEPVCSSRKSLNTLIDSVLRDLENLFNSRSFPIVNPRRGLAPHVPAPLVSHLQHSILSYGSRDFSTDNPRSGRVQQAIRLEIIRLLDSFEPRLKDVTVSLGTTLGERTLNFRIEALLQVEPVALPTAFDTHFDINSGAYTILS; via the coding sequence ATGCGATACCAGCCGGAACCAAGACGATCCTTACTGGACAGGCTTATCGACCGTGAGCCGGAATGTCCAGCTGAGCCCGTGTGCTCCTCCCGCAAGAGCTTGAATACGCTGATCGACTCGGTGCTGCGCGACCTGGAGAACCTTTTCAATAGCAGATCCTTCCCGATTGTGAACCCGCGCAGGGGGCTGGCCCCGCACGTGCCAGCTCCCCTCGTTTCCCATCTGCAGCACTCGATTCTCAGTTATGGAAGCCGTGATTTCAGCACGGATAACCCGCGCTCAGGTCGGGTGCAGCAGGCGATACGCCTGGAGATAATAAGGCTTCTCGATAGCTTTGAGCCTCGACTGAAGGACGTGACGGTGTCTTTAGGGACGACCCTGGGAGAGCGGACCTTGAATTTCCGAATCGAGGCATTGCTGCAAGTAGAGCCGGTAGCACTCCCGACCGCCTTTGACACCCATTTCGACATCAATAGCGGCGCCTACACCATCCTCTCGTGA